The Ovis aries strain OAR_USU_Benz2616 breed Rambouillet chromosome 11, ARS-UI_Ramb_v3.0, whole genome shotgun sequence genome window below encodes:
- the MIS12 gene encoding protein MIS12 homolog: MSVDPMTYEAQFFGFTPQTCMLRIYIAFQDYLFEVMQAVEQVILKKLDGIPDCAISPVQIRKCTEKFLCFMKGRFDNLFGKMEQLFLQLILRIPPNVLLPEDKSQETHSYSEEEFHFLQKEIEQLQKKYKTELCTKQALLAELEEQKIVQAKLKQTLSLFDELENVGRDHGASDFREGLVFLIQNSRKLQNIRENVEKESKRLKIS; the protein is encoded by the coding sequence ATGTCTGTTGATCCAATGACCTATGAGGCCCAGTTCTTTGGCTTCACACCACAGACTTGCATGCTTAGGATCTACATTGCCTTTCAAGATTACCTGTTTGAGGTGATGCAGGCTGTTGAACAGGTTATTCTAAAGAAGCTGGATGGCATCCCAGACTGTGCGATTAGCCCAGTCCAGATTCGCAAGTGCACAGAAAAGTTTCTTTGCTTCATGAAAGGACGTTTTGATAACCTTTTTGGCAAAATGGAGCAGCTCTTCTTACAGTTGATTTTGCGGATTCCCCCAAACGTCTTACTTCCAGAAGATAAATCTCAGGAGACACATTCTTACAGTGAGGAAGAATTCCACTTTCTCCAAAAAGAAATTGAACAGTTACAGAAGAAGTATAAGACTGAATTGTGCACTAAGCAGGCCCTTCTTGCAGAATTAGAAGAGCAAAAAATTGTTCAGGCCAAACTCAAACAGACATTGTCTTTGTTTGATGAACTTGAAAACGTTGGCAGAGACCATGGGGCTAGTGATTTTAGGGAGGGCTTGGTGTTCCTGATCCAGAACTCCAGAAAACTCCAGAATATCAGAGAGAAtgtggaaaaagaaagcaaacgattgaaaatatcttga